ATAGGCCTGACGGCTATGGTGATCCCCTACGTCCGACAAGCGGCAAAGGCGGTGAACGGTCCCCAATTCATGTCGCACCGAAACCTCGAACATTTGGCCTCTCGACGgttcccttccccttcatcatcccatTCCACTTCTTTACCTTCCCCGCCGTCCCAAACACGAGCTAGCTTGCCAGCTGCCtcaccttcatctgccCTTCGatcctccatcccatcttaCTCAAGCGCCAGTATATCAGCAGAGATCCCAGtttcggaagaagacatcAAACATTTGGGGGAAGGATCCAAATCTGCTGTTGGTTCAGTCGTCGAGACAGAAGTGTCCCAACAAACGATTAAAACCCGGTTATTCAACgctcgagaagaaaaggctTTGTACGGTTCATCGCTCATGCCTTTATCGTCCGATACCGCTTCaaagggggaaggagaaggggaagaggatagGATGGAAGGGGCGTTACTTGGTGCGAAAGCGTTGGTGATTGCGACGACGCTAGTGATGGGCTTTACAGGTCTTGGAATGTGGGTGGCCGGTAAGGCTGTCGGGGCGGAAAATGTTcgtttttttctttcgctTTCCTGATGAGATCCGAGCGCCCCGTAGAGCTAACTATCCATCTCCTGGGCTATCCTCATTTGTGACCCTGACACTGTATCATTCAAAATCAGCCTGCCGACTTTGCCATCAAGATGCGACAACAACTCATTCTCTCCATGCCTCAACTAGTTACGAGCGTTAACAAACCTGGAAGGAGTACGGACGGTTTCGATGGCGAGGCAATTGATAAATGGGTTAATGagttggaaagagaggaggtgaCGAGATCAACTTAGGATCCGAGAGGAGAACTTAAGGGTGGATATAAACGGCGCGAGGAGTAACAATTGAGgtagggaaggaaagggatgaagaagagaggtaGAACGAGTAGCAGGCTTTTGCataggaagaagaagaggagaaagtaTGACGGCAAAGCACGATATTCTGTCATTTTCATAGCATGGACAACTGCATATATCACTGCAATATGGAGCAGGCTGTCACAAGCAAGTCGttgttttttgttttcgCAACTACTCGTACACTGTCCTCTTTATCCTCAGAGCGCCCTACTTCCCGGTAAAGGCATTTTAGCGAATACAcaatgaagagatggagtaACCTGGCGAGATAGTTAATTGGTGAGACAAAATAATTCCTGTACCCCGGTTTCCGGGCCTGATCGAAAGTACTCCCTTTCCTTGGAGACACAAAGCATACATCCAAGGCGACCTTACACCGACCTCACCTGGACAAAGATTTCTTTTTAATCTGTGACGAGCTATAAGCTGAAAAATCCAACGGGCGGCGCGTAAAGCCCTCTTCTTTAGCTATTGTCTTGAACTTGCAAACAAGTTTTGATCCATTGCCGATTGACTACCTCAGCCCTGAACCGGACCGCTCAGGGTTAGCATGACGCACCGGGTACTCTATCcacttccatccatccacctTTATATCAAGGTGCCACCTTACAATAAGGTGCAACTCTGTTTTAGTCTCCGCAACGGATCCAAGCAGCTTATCATTTCCTGTCCGAACGGATCCAGTCGGAGTATATAGATCATGTGATAAGAAATGGAGAACGAAGATACATATGTGTTGTGGTCGTTCGTCCAACAATGTATTACCGGATGGCCCGCCGATCTTCGTCAGATCATTCTCATGACGTCTTGACCACGCGATAGCCCATATGATGACTCTAgctcctctccattcttcctaCGGAGATCTAAAGATGCATTCCCGCCCAAAGACGCAAACAAAACACCCAACCCAGAACCCAGAACCGAGAAATTGCCACTTCCTCGCATTTGAGATTACGAAATTGTAATGATTGGGAGAATTTTTCGGTAATTTTACTAGTCCGGTACAGCTTACGACCAGTGCATGTTTTAAAGGCGTATATGAATTTCAACATAAGCTCTTGAGACATGTAGGAGTAAAGACTACCGGTGCAGCAGTGAGCAGCCGAAATTCCATTTCATCTGCCAAGTCATCTTTGCACGCAATGTGGGGCAAGCAGGACGACAATTATATATGTGCAAAGGAATGTAGAAATGCATCACATGCAAGAGGGGAAACAACTCGACCAAAGAACGAATGGGCTGGCAGGATTCACATCGTTTTTAGCACAATGTCGCGGTTCTCGAAGTAGACTGTTCGGCAAGTTTTCTGTGTATTTGTGCCACAAGCACGCCTGATAGTCCAATGGGAGACGTCCGGTTACTTACTGGTGGGAGTGTCAGGTGATGACGTTGTGCCCTCGCAGCGAGATATTGGGACCGTTAGGCAACTTTTTGCGAGTTGAAGTATCCGAAGTGCGCCCAGGCCATCCGAAGCCCTTTGCTCCGGTGCGGGGTCTCCGGGATCCCGAGATCGGGTATCTTCTATGTAATCTGCAATCTTGTATCAGTATTCTTCGGTAGATCGGaatcctctctctttaATTACCTTCACTGGCATGCGGCAACAGGAGACAACAGATTAATGACATTAATATAAATAGCACGAGGTTAGTCATGCaatccttttttttcaccTTCTACAACGCTTCTTAGTGACACCCTTGGCTTGTCCCTTAACCGGCACACTTTCATTATCAAACTTTCGAGAGGTTTGACATTTTAAATTGATTTGGATCAACCCCTGCAGTGTAATGGGTAAAATTACTGTGGCACCAAGCAGGGAGGAAATTTCCAGTCTCTCTGCCCTTGGCATCAGACTGCATCCCGATGCTCTGACTCTTGCATACGATGACAGGGCCCTGGCCAGCTCTTATGGCGGCAGTGGTAAGTGAACAATCTATTCAAGGCTCTAACCTGATTAACATGCTTGCTCTAGGACTTAAGGATCTTTTCGACAGCAGAATGGTTTTACTGGCTGCCAGCGCTGCAACAATTGGTGGACTCTTATTCGGATTCGATCAGGGTATCCTGTCCATTTCTTTGACCATGCCCCAGTTCCAAGAGCAGTTCCCCGAGACAAATGCAGAAGTAAACTCAAGTGCGAGTCTTAACAAAGGGTGAGACGGACTTTCTGTGGTAAGAGGTTTGCATCTGACTGTATGCTACAGTGTCATGACAGCTTTACTTGAGTTGGGTGCTTTTTTGGGCGCCTTCATGTCAGGATATGTTTCAGACAGGTATTCGCGAAAGGGATCCCTAGGTTTGTCACGTATTCGgatcttcctcaaggaaGATAGCTGTCCTAAATTTACCGCTGATTCCTTACGTATTCTGTAGCTTTTGGTATGGTCTGGTTCATTATTGGATCGTGAGTCGTGCAATGGGATCAAATAATGGTAGCTGACGGAGCTCAAACGCACCACAGTGTGCTGCAAAGCGCTTCGTATTCGTTTGCTCAACTTGTTGTTGGGCGTTTCATCGGTGGTATCGGTATTGGAGTCCTTTCTTCAACTGCTCCTACCTATATTAGCGAGATCGCTCCCCCTAACATCCGAGGTGcgctcctcgtcctcgaaCAATTTTCCATCGTTCTTGGCATTGTGGTCATGTATTACATTGTAAGTCAGATAATTGGCAATACTGGGAAGCACATGGCCTAACAGAAACCTAGACATATGGATCTCGATATTTATCGGGAGATGGTTCGTTCCGACTGCCTTTTGCACTTCAAATGTTTCCTTGTGAGTTTATCTAGGTCTGGGTAATGATAGGCAGTTACATAAGGCAACTGactcctctgcctcttccagGTATCATCCTTGGAGGCTTTCTGTACCAACTTCCTTACTCCCCTAGATGGCTGGCCCTCCGTGGTCGTGATAAAGATTGCCTGGAGAGCTTGTGTCGTCTCCGCCAGCTGCCTGATACCGACCCTAGAGTTCAAGCCGAATGGATCACCATCAGAGCAGAAGCCATCCGTAACCGTGAAGTGCTCGTCAGAGCCCATCCAAGCATGGCCGATCAGTCTACCAAATCGGAACTTAAGCTGGAGCTCGCGAGTTGGGTTGACATGTTCAAAGCCGGAAGTATACGACAGACGATGATTGGTATTCTACTCATGTTCTTTCAGCAGTTTGTGGGCATCAATGCTGTAAGtaaccttcttcttgaagagTCAAGATTGACTGATTGTACGCCAGCTTGTCTACTATGCTCCCACTTTGTTCGAACAGCTAGGTCTTGACTACGAGCTTCAACTTACCCTCTCGGGTGCCTTGAATATCGCACAGCTTGTCGCTGTCGTAGccgcctttttctttcttgacAAATTTGGCCGCAAGATTTTCCTTATTGTCGGAGCAATCGGTCTTACAGCTTCTCACGCGGTCGTAGCTGCCATGATCGGTAAGTGGCCGCTAACGGCCATTAGTTACCAGTTTTTGCTGACGTCTCCGACCTTCATAGGAACCTATTCCGACAACTGGCCGGCTCACAAGGGTCCTGCTTGGGTGGGTGTCGGATTTATTTTCGGTGTCATGATCTTCTATGGTGTCGGTTGGGGTCCTGTCCCTTGGGCCATGCGTATGTTTATTTCCCATTTCCGCGGGTCTTTTTCACTCACGAATGATCAAAAGCTGCTGAGATTCACCCTTCCAGTCGCCGTGCCAAGGGTGTTGCCATAACGACGTGCTCCAA
Above is a genomic segment from Cryptococcus deuterogattii R265 chromosome 8, complete sequence containing:
- a CDS encoding monosaccharide transporter, yielding MGKITVAPSREEISSLSALGIRLHPDALTLAYDDRALASSYGGSGLKDLFDSRMVLLAASAATIGGLLFGFDQGILSISLTMPQFQEQFPETNAEVNSSASLNKGVMTALLELGAFLGAFMSGYVSDRYSRKGSLAFGMVWFIIGSVLQSASYSFAQLVVGRFIGGIGIGVLSSTAPTYISEIAPPNIRGALLVLEQFSIVLGIVVMYYITYGSRYLSGDGSFRLPFALQMFPCIILGGFLYQLPYSPRWLALRGRDKDCLESLCRLRQLPDTDPRVQAEWITIRAEAIRNREVLVRAHPSMADQSTKSELKLELASWVDMFKAGSIRQTMIGILLMFFQQFVGINALVYYAPTLFEQLGLDYELQLTLSGALNIAQLVAVVAAFFFLDKFGRKIFLIVGAIGLTASHAVVAAMIGTYSDNWPAHKGPAWVGVGFIFGVMIFYGVGWGPVPWAMPAEIHPSSRRAKGVAITTCSNWLNNFIIGLITPPLVSGTKGYGAFIFFAIWSTLAGIWSVFFVPETKGRTLEQMDAVFKSRTAIEDAQARDDILQIICKEALNSTNNPGQVPKEEIEMVENVDEKKSGTPSTISTV